One stretch of Plutella xylostella chromosome 15, ilPluXylo3.1, whole genome shotgun sequence DNA includes these proteins:
- the LOC119691208 gene encoding uncharacterized protein LOC119691208 isoform X2 produces the protein MDSSSEAMELRRELDALRSALQQQSESVLRQRHQLVEAQHQHAAREKRHATERRMRQDQLALVLRSLVLLESRLTREQKQIHVALQQKEKVIKQQQEEIVKLKTQKAYCSNCQQILGFTSEQTNIETDPEFQSLESTDSRFQNTFVRSCSYRERNTAPAFQKNTRLSKSFQLPKNDVIYGNTSSSEEGNNASVCSKGTFIKNKQAFVRRDVFRRSRKYSGRKQSSKYLDNMQKGYNQAHHSSSAEECVGMGYQVNHDDTDATANQIAKDIRKASYKIDQLIGDSNVPKDTASLSNDSDKPYSSKIERLHGIKRQASDEINVNRKLFLNNVLNEEDNNEKPWYCNVSDPEQDADLVDQKGNLNNIKSKSADDLLVAGFNNGILNAEVLSAKNEVLCNSITNSCKDRCNSRLDNKNNKEANFQQTQSAEISENWYASTSDADDSPSNEIYKNNPVLECVNQILLQNSLDDSSNDNSKSSEAPSPKTTTKRVQFSTLNSISYEDKVRNNLSNTLPRADKRNKIVKFSLETASEHSYEVPRADEEEQSLYSNEYEPIAARPPPADKAVVKSSIVKNLAANIENRNVPDRKQDNDLVTMKIFNKKKVPRTPPALPPKPKNLSAKLKAENSSKPTSDPMNSEAVAANQRVADVKSRTAAAAASSAEPDYCSISEINVPVVSAGKRELLLSQPTVELHEPGGAGGGAGRGGVARVVAVPRVAPRGPRGDADIPRLPQVTEILIPDEDSSEQPASLSFPPAPGAYLASFSIHAMQKPDPRSIQMGNTVSSILSEINKGGKSVGKPLSLTELDHQFNRAPPRPGAEANKAEYFDDIDKFDLSQNFEEFKIDDELGSLAAEEYRISSGSDASDDPAAADAHLTHPPKNRKAVDDDDNQTFLDNQNNNNNETALKKNLAKKLSNKPDLLSNIENLETESVRNSDIESSNSSGSNSGSYNTVKCEPGMLGRRDQVQVSFDFFLETSGLSSKAIVTPSRPPARPPTANHRHALKPRDIKMRVKHPLTTNKLNDKPMTTAIKYFEPYV, from the coding sequence ATGGACAGCAGCTCGGAGGCGATGGAGCTGCGGCGCGAGCTGGACGCGCTCCGCAGCGCGCTGCAGCAGCAGTCCGAGTCCGTGCTGCGGCAGCGCCACCAGCTGGTGGAGGCCCAGCACCAGCACGCCGCGCGGGAGAAGCGCCACGCCACGGAGCGCCGCATGAGGCAGGACCAACTCGCACTCGTCCTCCGGTCACTGGTCCTGCTAGAGTCTAGACTCACCAGGGAACAGAAGCAAATACATGTAGCCCTCCAACAGAAAGAGAAGGTAATCAAACAGCAGCAAGAGGAGATCGTGAAGCTGAAGACTCAGAAGGCGTATTGTAGTAACTGCCAGCAGATTCTAGGCTTCACCAGCGAGCAGACGAATATAGAGACGGACCCGGAGTTTCAGAGCCTGGAGAGCACGGACTCGCGGTTTCAGAACACGTTCGTTAGGAGCTGCAGTTATAGGGAGAGAAACACTGCGCCAGCGTTCCAGAAGAACACCCGGTTGAGCAAGAGCTTCCAGCTGCCTAAGAATGACGTCATCTATGGCAACACCAGCTCGAGTGAAGAGGGGAACAATGCAAGCGTCTGCAGTAAAGGAACGTTCATCAAAAACAAACAAGCGTTCGTAAGACGCGATGTCTTCAGACGATCGAGAAAGTATTCCGGAAGGAAGCAGAGTAGCAAGTACTTAGACAATATGCAGAAGGGCTACAACCAAGCCCACCACAGCAGCAGTGCCGAGGAGTGCGTCGGCATGGGCTACCAGGTCAACCACGACGACACCGACGCCACCGCCAACCAGATAGCTAAAGACATACGGAAGGCTTCATACAAAATTGACCAACTGATCGGAGACTCCAATGTCCCGAAAGACACTGCTAGTCTGAGCAATGACTCCGACAAACCCTACTCGTCCAAAATCGAGAGACTTCACGGAATCAAGCGGCAGGCGTCCGATGAAATCAATGTGAACAGGAAACTGTTCCTAAATAACGTCCTCAATGAGGAAGATAACAACGAAAAACCCTGGTATTGCAATGTCAGCGATCCCGAGCAAGACGCGGACCTTGTCGATCAAAaaggaaatttaaataatatcaagTCAAAATCAGCCGACGACCTTCTGGTGGCTGGTTTCAATAACGGCATCTTAAATGCTGAAGTTCTATCAGCTAAGAATGAAGTATTATGTAACAGCATAACTAACAGCTGCAAAGACAGATGCAACTCGCGATTAGACAATAAGAATAACAAAGAGGCTAATTTCCAACAAACCCAATCGGCGGAGATCAGCGAGAACTGGTACGCTAGCACCAGCGACGCAGACGACAGCCCCTCCAACGAAATATACAAGAACAACCCAGTCCTAGAGTGCGTCAACCAAATACTACTGCAGAACTCCTTGGACGACAGCAGCAATGATAACTCCAAATCAAGCGAAGCGCCGAGTCCAAAAACTACGACCAAACGTGTACAATTCTCAACTTTAAACAGTATTTCGTACGAAGATAAGGTGCGGAATAACCTTAGCAATACTCTTCCACGGGCTGATAAGAGAAATAAGATCGTGAAGTTCAGCCTGGAGACGGCGTCGGAGCACAGCTACGAGGTGCCTCGCGCGGACGAGGAGGAGCAGAGTCTGTACAGCAACGAGTACGAGCCCATCGCCGCGCGGCCCCCGCCTGCAGACAAGGCAGTCGTCAAGAGCTCCATAGTCAAGAACCTAGCGGCCAACATCGAAAACAGAAACGTGCCAGACAGAAAACAAGACAACGATTTGGTCACAATGAAAATATTCAACAAGAAGAAAGTGCCTCGCACCCCGCCCGCCCTGCCGCCCAAACCAAAGAACCTCTCCGCCAAACTGAAAGCCGAAAACTCCTCAAAACCAACATCGGATCCGATGAACTCTGAAGCCGTTGCGGCCAACCAACGGGTTGCAGATGTTAAGTCGaggacggcggcggcggcggcgagcagCGCCGAGCCCGACTACTGCTCCATTTCAGAGATAAATGTTCCAGTAGTCAGCGCCGGCAAGCGCGAGCTGCTGCTGAGCCAGCCCACGGTGGAGCTGCACGAGCCGGGCGGGGcagggggcggggcggggcgcgggggcgtgGCGCGCGTGGTGGCCGTGCCGCGCGTGGCGCCGCGGGGGCCGCGCGGGGACGCCGACATCCCGCGCCTGCCGCAGGTCACCGAGATCCTCATCCCCGACGAGGACTCCTCGGAGCAGCCCGCCAGCCTGTCCTtcccgcccgcgcccggcgCCTACCTCGCCTCCTTCAGCATCCACGCCATGCAGAAGCCGGACCCGCGCTCCATACAGATGGGCAACACCGTGTCGTCCATCCTGTCCGAGATCAACAAGGGCGGCAAGAGCGTCGGCAAGCCGCTCAGCCTCACGGAGCTGGACCACCAGTTCaaccgcgcgccgccgcggcccGGCGCCGAGGCCAACAAGGCCGAGTACTTCGACGACATCGACAAGTTCGACTTGTCGCAGAACTTCGAGGAGTTCAAGATCGACGACGAGCTCGGCAGCCTCGCGGCGGAGGAGTATCGCATCAGCTCGGGCAGCGACGCCTCCGACgaccccgccgccgccgacgctCACCTCACTCACCCTCCAAAAAACCGGAAAGCCGTCGACGACGACGACAACCAGACATTTCTAGACAACcagaacaacaacaacaacgaGACCGCCTTAAAAAAGAACCTGGCAAAAAAGTTATCGAATAAACCTGATCTCCTATCGAATATAGAGAATTTAGAGACTGAATCTGTGCGGAATTCAGACATAGAGTCGAGCAACTCTTCGGGGAGCAACAGCGGGTCGTACAACACGGTGAAGTGCGAGCCGGGCATGCTGGGCCGCCGCGACCAGGTGCAGGTGTCCTTCGACTTCTTCCTGGAGACCTCGGGGCTGAGCTCCAAGGCCATCGTGACCCCCAGccgcccccccgcgcgccccccgACCGCCAACCACAGACACGCGCTCAAGCCGAGAGACATCAAGATGCGAGTCAAGCACCCGCTCACAACGAACAAACTCAACGACAAACCTATGACGACTGCaatcaaatattttgaacCCTACGTTTAG
- the LOC119691208 gene encoding uncharacterized protein LOC119691208 isoform X1 encodes MKFSTGSSSSSLASDSLSRKSTLCIYTEIDAPAPPPPCERMDSSSEAMELRRELDALRSALQQQSESVLRQRHQLVEAQHQHAAREKRHATERRMRQDQLALVLRSLVLLESRLTREQKQIHVALQQKEKVIKQQQEEIVKLKTQKAYCSNCQQILGFTSEQTNIETDPEFQSLESTDSRFQNTFVRSCSYRERNTAPAFQKNTRLSKSFQLPKNDVIYGNTSSSEEGNNASVCSKGTFIKNKQAFVRRDVFRRSRKYSGRKQSSKYLDNMQKGYNQAHHSSSAEECVGMGYQVNHDDTDATANQIAKDIRKASYKIDQLIGDSNVPKDTASLSNDSDKPYSSKIERLHGIKRQASDEINVNRKLFLNNVLNEEDNNEKPWYCNVSDPEQDADLVDQKGNLNNIKSKSADDLLVAGFNNGILNAEVLSAKNEVLCNSITNSCKDRCNSRLDNKNNKEANFQQTQSAEISENWYASTSDADDSPSNEIYKNNPVLECVNQILLQNSLDDSSNDNSKSSEAPSPKTTTKRVQFSTLNSISYEDKVRNNLSNTLPRADKRNKIVKFSLETASEHSYEVPRADEEEQSLYSNEYEPIAARPPPADKAVVKSSIVKNLAANIENRNVPDRKQDNDLVTMKIFNKKKVPRTPPALPPKPKNLSAKLKAENSSKPTSDPMNSEAVAANQRVADVKSRTAAAAASSAEPDYCSISEINVPVVSAGKRELLLSQPTVELHEPGGAGGGAGRGGVARVVAVPRVAPRGPRGDADIPRLPQVTEILIPDEDSSEQPASLSFPPAPGAYLASFSIHAMQKPDPRSIQMGNTVSSILSEINKGGKSVGKPLSLTELDHQFNRAPPRPGAEANKAEYFDDIDKFDLSQNFEEFKIDDELGSLAAEEYRISSGSDASDDPAAADAHLTHPPKNRKAVDDDDNQTFLDNQNNNNNETALKKNLAKKLSNKPDLLSNIENLETESVRNSDIESSNSSGSNSGSYNTVKCEPGMLGRRDQVQVSFDFFLETSGLSSKAIVTPSRPPARPPTANHRHALKPRDIKMRVKHPLTTNKLNDKPMTTAIKYFEPYV; translated from the exons ATGAAGTTCTCGACGGGCTCCAGCTCCAGCTCTCTCGCCAGCGACTCGCTGTCGAGGAAGTCCACGCTGTGCATCTACACGGAGATCGatgcgccggcgccgccgccgccgtgcgaAAGG ATGGACAGCAGCTCGGAGGCGATGGAGCTGCGGCGCGAGCTGGACGCGCTCCGCAGCGCGCTGCAGCAGCAGTCCGAGTCCGTGCTGCGGCAGCGCCACCAGCTGGTGGAGGCCCAGCACCAGCACGCCGCGCGGGAGAAGCGCCACGCCACGGAGCGCCGCATGAGGCAGGACCAACTCGCACTCGTCCTCCGGTCACTGGTCCTGCTAGAGTCTAGACTCACCAGGGAACAGAAGCAAATACATGTAGCCCTCCAACAGAAAGAGAAGGTAATCAAACAGCAGCAAGAGGAGATCGTGAAGCTGAAGACTCAGAAGGCGTATTGTAGTAACTGCCAGCAGATTCTAGGCTTCACCAGCGAGCAGACGAATATAGAGACGGACCCGGAGTTTCAGAGCCTGGAGAGCACGGACTCGCGGTTTCAGAACACGTTCGTTAGGAGCTGCAGTTATAGGGAGAGAAACACTGCGCCAGCGTTCCAGAAGAACACCCGGTTGAGCAAGAGCTTCCAGCTGCCTAAGAATGACGTCATCTATGGCAACACCAGCTCGAGTGAAGAGGGGAACAATGCAAGCGTCTGCAGTAAAGGAACGTTCATCAAAAACAAACAAGCGTTCGTAAGACGCGATGTCTTCAGACGATCGAGAAAGTATTCCGGAAGGAAGCAGAGTAGCAAGTACTTAGACAATATGCAGAAGGGCTACAACCAAGCCCACCACAGCAGCAGTGCCGAGGAGTGCGTCGGCATGGGCTACCAGGTCAACCACGACGACACCGACGCCACCGCCAACCAGATAGCTAAAGACATACGGAAGGCTTCATACAAAATTGACCAACTGATCGGAGACTCCAATGTCCCGAAAGACACTGCTAGTCTGAGCAATGACTCCGACAAACCCTACTCGTCCAAAATCGAGAGACTTCACGGAATCAAGCGGCAGGCGTCCGATGAAATCAATGTGAACAGGAAACTGTTCCTAAATAACGTCCTCAATGAGGAAGATAACAACGAAAAACCCTGGTATTGCAATGTCAGCGATCCCGAGCAAGACGCGGACCTTGTCGATCAAAaaggaaatttaaataatatcaagTCAAAATCAGCCGACGACCTTCTGGTGGCTGGTTTCAATAACGGCATCTTAAATGCTGAAGTTCTATCAGCTAAGAATGAAGTATTATGTAACAGCATAACTAACAGCTGCAAAGACAGATGCAACTCGCGATTAGACAATAAGAATAACAAAGAGGCTAATTTCCAACAAACCCAATCGGCGGAGATCAGCGAGAACTGGTACGCTAGCACCAGCGACGCAGACGACAGCCCCTCCAACGAAATATACAAGAACAACCCAGTCCTAGAGTGCGTCAACCAAATACTACTGCAGAACTCCTTGGACGACAGCAGCAATGATAACTCCAAATCAAGCGAAGCGCCGAGTCCAAAAACTACGACCAAACGTGTACAATTCTCAACTTTAAACAGTATTTCGTACGAAGATAAGGTGCGGAATAACCTTAGCAATACTCTTCCACGGGCTGATAAGAGAAATAAGATCGTGAAGTTCAGCCTGGAGACGGCGTCGGAGCACAGCTACGAGGTGCCTCGCGCGGACGAGGAGGAGCAGAGTCTGTACAGCAACGAGTACGAGCCCATCGCCGCGCGGCCCCCGCCTGCAGACAAGGCAGTCGTCAAGAGCTCCATAGTCAAGAACCTAGCGGCCAACATCGAAAACAGAAACGTGCCAGACAGAAAACAAGACAACGATTTGGTCACAATGAAAATATTCAACAAGAAGAAAGTGCCTCGCACCCCGCCCGCCCTGCCGCCCAAACCAAAGAACCTCTCCGCCAAACTGAAAGCCGAAAACTCCTCAAAACCAACATCGGATCCGATGAACTCTGAAGCCGTTGCGGCCAACCAACGGGTTGCAGATGTTAAGTCGaggacggcggcggcggcggcgagcagCGCCGAGCCCGACTACTGCTCCATTTCAGAGATAAATGTTCCAGTAGTCAGCGCCGGCAAGCGCGAGCTGCTGCTGAGCCAGCCCACGGTGGAGCTGCACGAGCCGGGCGGGGcagggggcggggcggggcgcgggggcgtgGCGCGCGTGGTGGCCGTGCCGCGCGTGGCGCCGCGGGGGCCGCGCGGGGACGCCGACATCCCGCGCCTGCCGCAGGTCACCGAGATCCTCATCCCCGACGAGGACTCCTCGGAGCAGCCCGCCAGCCTGTCCTtcccgcccgcgcccggcgCCTACCTCGCCTCCTTCAGCATCCACGCCATGCAGAAGCCGGACCCGCGCTCCATACAGATGGGCAACACCGTGTCGTCCATCCTGTCCGAGATCAACAAGGGCGGCAAGAGCGTCGGCAAGCCGCTCAGCCTCACGGAGCTGGACCACCAGTTCaaccgcgcgccgccgcggcccGGCGCCGAGGCCAACAAGGCCGAGTACTTCGACGACATCGACAAGTTCGACTTGTCGCAGAACTTCGAGGAGTTCAAGATCGACGACGAGCTCGGCAGCCTCGCGGCGGAGGAGTATCGCATCAGCTCGGGCAGCGACGCCTCCGACgaccccgccgccgccgacgctCACCTCACTCACCCTCCAAAAAACCGGAAAGCCGTCGACGACGACGACAACCAGACATTTCTAGACAACcagaacaacaacaacaacgaGACCGCCTTAAAAAAGAACCTGGCAAAAAAGTTATCGAATAAACCTGATCTCCTATCGAATATAGAGAATTTAGAGACTGAATCTGTGCGGAATTCAGACATAGAGTCGAGCAACTCTTCGGGGAGCAACAGCGGGTCGTACAACACGGTGAAGTGCGAGCCGGGCATGCTGGGCCGCCGCGACCAGGTGCAGGTGTCCTTCGACTTCTTCCTGGAGACCTCGGGGCTGAGCTCCAAGGCCATCGTGACCCCCAGccgcccccccgcgcgccccccgACCGCCAACCACAGACACGCGCTCAAGCCGAGAGACATCAAGATGCGAGTCAAGCACCCGCTCACAACGAACAAACTCAACGACAAACCTATGACGACTGCaatcaaatattttgaacCCTACGTTTAG